A section of the Rummeliibacillus pycnus genome encodes:
- the deoD gene encoding purine-nucleoside phosphorylase produces MSIHINAKKGDIAEIVLLPGDPLRAKYIAETFLEDVTQYNEVRNMFGYTGTYKGKRISVQGTGMGVPSIAIYTTELMQEYGCQKLIRVGTCGALKRDVKVRDVILAQSATTDSKMNEIIFKGIDYAPTADFDLLLKAYKAGEAAGLNLRVGNIYTADLFYGEDNQNEKLAEYGVLAVEMESAALYTLAAKFNRQALSVLTVSDHLLTGEATTSEERQTTFNDMIVVALEAAIQE; encoded by the coding sequence ATGAGCATCCACATTAACGCAAAAAAAGGCGATATTGCTGAAATCGTTTTATTACCAGGAGATCCTTTACGTGCAAAATATATTGCAGAAACTTTTTTAGAAGATGTAACACAATATAACGAAGTACGAAATATGTTTGGTTATACGGGTACATATAAAGGAAAGCGTATCTCTGTTCAAGGAACAGGTATGGGTGTACCATCAATTGCGATCTACACTACTGAGTTAATGCAAGAATACGGTTGTCAAAAGCTAATTCGTGTAGGAACATGTGGCGCCCTTAAACGTGATGTAAAAGTTCGTGATGTCATTCTTGCACAATCAGCAACAACTGATTCTAAAATGAATGAAATCATCTTTAAAGGTATTGACTATGCACCAACAGCTGATTTCGACTTATTATTGAAAGCATACAAAGCAGGCGAAGCAGCTGGTCTGAACTTACGAGTAGGTAATATCTACACTGCTGACTTATTCTATGGTGAAGATAATCAAAATGAAAAATTAGCTGAATACGGAGTACTAGCAGTTGAAATGGAATCTGCAGCATTATACACTTTAGCAGCTAAATTCAATCGTCAAGCCCTATCTGTATTAACAGTATCTGACCACCTATTAACTGGTGAAGCAACAACTTCTGAAGAACGTCAAACTACTTTCAATGATATGATTGTTGTAGCACTTGAAGCTGCTATTCAAGAGTAA
- a CDS encoding YozE family protein — MKQKVGNDMIPSFYQFVLTFRGGKNDPKADFAEATFHDHGFPKQAEDFQTLSRYIEEKAEHEMSAVVFDELWQLYEEKYLE, encoded by the coding sequence ATGAAACAAAAGGTAGGAAACGATATGATACCATCATTTTATCAGTTTGTATTAACTTTCAGAGGTGGAAAGAATGATCCTAAAGCAGACTTTGCAGAAGCAACTTTCCATGACCATGGTTTTCCAAAACAGGCTGAGGATTTTCAAACGCTCTCAAGATATATAGAAGAAAAGGCAGAACATGAAATGAGCGCGGTTGTTTTTGATGAACTTTGGCAACTATATGAAGAGAAATATTTAGAATAA
- a CDS encoding SH3 domain-containing protein has product MKIVKTLLSFMVMFATLITFTANSDAATTKTMNAKVANSVYVRSQPSVNGKKVGTLWKGDTVIVYSKSKTGWAKIKFNKKTAYVYASYLTFAKKAGKSTTQKQTTSSKSTSKKTVATKKTTTTSKSTSTSKKTTYRPVTTNTYYYVENGKNGKMYSTNKRNSTGWTYWYKKTGTDKVQTILVRESAQGLDYKFTKTGTVRQIVYPFTKGQVFKAGTKNSKIVYILNKMTVKAGTYNTVVGVKAADGSITYYAPNAGAIKTIKNNKTIFELTKVTTK; this is encoded by the coding sequence ATGAAAATAGTAAAAACTTTACTATCTTTCATGGTCATGTTTGCTACTTTAATTACTTTTACAGCAAACAGTGACGCAGCAACAACAAAAACAATGAACGCTAAAGTAGCGAATAGCGTATATGTTCGCTCACAACCATCTGTGAATGGTAAAAAAGTTGGAACTCTTTGGAAAGGTGACACTGTTATCGTTTACAGCAAGTCAAAAACTGGCTGGGCAAAAATTAAATTCAACAAAAAAACAGCTTATGTGTATGCATCTTATTTAACATTTGCAAAAAAAGCTGGAAAAAGCACAACTCAAAAACAAACTACTTCATCTAAAAGTACAAGCAAAAAAACAGTAGCTACTAAAAAAACTACTACAACTTCAAAAAGTACTTCAACAAGTAAAAAAACAACATATCGTCCTGTAACAACAAATACTTACTACTATGTTGAAAATGGTAAGAACGGCAAAATGTATTCTACAAACAAACGTAATTCAACTGGTTGGACTTATTGGTACAAAAAAACAGGTACTGACAAAGTTCAAACTATTTTAGTACGTGAATCTGCACAAGGTTTAGATTACAAATTTACAAAAACTGGCACAGTCCGTCAAATTGTATATCCTTTTACAAAAGGACAAGTATTTAAAGCCGGTACAAAAAACAGCAAAATTGTTTATATCCTAAACAAAATGACAGTGAAGGCTGGCACATATAACACAGTCGTTGGTGTAAAAGCTGCTGACGGTTCTATCACTTACTACGCTCCAAATGCTGGTGCTATAAAAACTATTAAAAATAATAAAACAATTTTTGAATTAACAAAAGTAACAACAAAATAA
- a CDS encoding methionine biosynthesis PLP-dependent protein, with the protein MTENHISTRLAQIGTDTDSKTGAINTPIYLSTAYRHAGLGQSTGYDYTRTKNPTRSVLEDGVANLEGGDAGFACSSGMAAIQLVLSLFNTGDEIIYTDDIYGGTYRLANQYEQQYGIKAHFAPFHSVDEIEALINDHTKALFIETPTNPLMKEINIIQYADLAKKHNVLLIVDNTFLTPYYQRPIELGADIVIHSATKYIGGHNDVLAGLVVSKGEELSEKLLYNHNASGATLAPIDSWLLLRGLKTLHVRMKQHTENAKKIVTYLKQEPLVKEVLYAGLGGMVSFRLQRSEWVAPFLQNLKLIAFAESLGGVESFITYPATQTHADIPEEERIARGVDHSLLRFSIGIEEAEDLIAELKQVFTTIQQEVTIHDAK; encoded by the coding sequence ATGACGGAAAACCACATTTCAACACGCTTAGCTCAGATCGGAACTGATACAGATTCGAAAACAGGCGCTATTAACACGCCAATTTACCTTTCAACTGCATATAGACATGCAGGGCTTGGACAATCAACAGGCTATGATTATACACGCACCAAAAATCCAACTCGTTCAGTATTAGAAGATGGTGTGGCCAATTTAGAAGGTGGCGATGCTGGATTTGCCTGTAGTAGTGGGATGGCGGCTATTCAATTAGTACTTTCCCTATTTAATACTGGTGATGAGATTATTTATACGGATGATATTTATGGTGGTACATATCGTCTCGCAAATCAATATGAACAACAATATGGGATTAAGGCTCATTTCGCTCCTTTTCATTCAGTTGATGAAATTGAAGCTCTAATTAATGATCATACAAAGGCTCTCTTTATTGAAACACCTACAAATCCATTAATGAAAGAGATTAATATAATTCAATATGCAGATTTGGCTAAAAAACATAATGTACTATTGATTGTTGATAACACATTTTTAACCCCATACTACCAACGCCCAATTGAACTTGGTGCTGATATTGTCATTCATAGTGCGACTAAATACATTGGTGGACATAATGATGTACTTGCTGGTCTTGTTGTCTCAAAAGGTGAAGAACTTTCTGAAAAACTACTCTATAACCACAATGCATCGGGTGCAACTCTTGCTCCAATTGATAGCTGGTTACTATTAAGAGGTTTAAAAACGCTCCATGTTCGGATGAAACAGCATACGGAAAACGCAAAAAAAATCGTTACGTACTTAAAACAAGAACCTTTAGTGAAAGAAGTCTTATATGCTGGATTAGGTGGAATGGTTTCCTTCCGATTACAACGTTCAGAATGGGTGGCTCCTTTCCTGCAAAACTTAAAACTAATTGCATTTGCTGAAAGTCTTGGAGGTGTGGAAAGTTTTATCACCTATCCTGCCACGCAAACTCACGCTGATATTCCTGAAGAAGAACGCATTGCGCGTGGGGTTGATCATTCGCTATTACGCTTTTCAATTGGTATTGAAGAAGCTGAAGATTTAATTGCAGAATTAAAACAAGTTTTTACTACTATCCAACAAGAGGTGACGATTCATGACGCAAAATAA
- a CDS encoding aminotransferase class I/II-fold pyridoxal phosphate-dependent enzyme, which yields MTQNKQSIETSLITASTKGDYEQKTGAVNVPIYLSSTFDQEHFDSFGPYDYSRSGNPTRDALEKTIAELEGGTRGFAFSSGIAAISSALLTLNAGDHIVITSEVYGGTYRFVTQVLTKYGITHTFANFTNLQEVEAAIQPNTKILYAETPANPLLGITDLRGIVSIAKKYNLLTFVDNTFMTPLYQRPLDLGVDVVLHSATKFLGGHSDIIAGLAVTKDEELGKQIYFMQNSMGAILGAQDSFSLIQGIKTLKARLTQSSQSALRIASYLDQHELVEQVYYPGLPSHPGYTIHASQASNAGAVLSFTLPNRELTKVFVEHVEIPIFAVSLGGVESILSYPVTMSHAAIPKEERDKRGITEGLLRFSVGLENVDDLIADFEQAFQEAKKQVIIQK from the coding sequence ATGACGCAAAATAAACAATCTATCGAAACTAGCTTAATCACAGCTTCTACAAAAGGTGATTATGAGCAAAAAACAGGTGCTGTCAATGTTCCTATTTATCTTTCTTCTACATTTGATCAAGAGCATTTTGATTCTTTTGGTCCTTATGACTATAGTCGTTCCGGTAACCCCACCCGTGATGCACTAGAAAAGACAATTGCAGAATTAGAAGGTGGGACAAGAGGATTTGCCTTTTCTTCAGGTATTGCTGCTATTTCTTCTGCTCTACTAACTTTAAATGCCGGAGACCATATCGTCATTACAAGTGAAGTTTACGGTGGAACCTATCGTTTTGTAACCCAAGTATTAACAAAATACGGGATTACCCATACATTTGCTAATTTTACAAATTTACAAGAAGTTGAAGCTGCAATTCAACCAAATACAAAGATTTTGTACGCGGAAACACCCGCTAATCCTTTACTAGGCATTACAGATCTCCGTGGAATCGTGTCAATTGCTAAAAAATATAATTTACTTACTTTTGTTGACAACACATTTATGACACCACTATATCAACGTCCTTTAGATTTAGGTGTAGATGTAGTTCTCCATAGTGCCACAAAATTTTTGGGTGGACATAGTGATATTATTGCTGGTTTAGCAGTAACAAAAGATGAAGAATTAGGGAAACAAATTTACTTTATGCAAAATTCAATGGGTGCAATTTTAGGTGCTCAAGATTCCTTCTCATTAATCCAAGGAATTAAAACACTAAAAGCACGTTTAACACAATCATCACAATCTGCATTGAGGATTGCCTCTTATCTCGATCAACATGAACTTGTTGAACAAGTCTATTACCCTGGTTTACCAAGTCATCCTGGTTATACTATTCATGCGAGCCAAGCATCCAACGCAGGTGCTGTATTATCCTTTACATTACCAAATCGTGAACTAACAAAAGTATTTGTAGAACATGTAGAAATTCCAATATTCGCAGTAAGTCTTGGTGGTGTCGAATCCATTCTTTCTTACCCTGTAACGATGAGTCATGCTGCAATTCCTAAAGAAGAACGTGATAAACGTGGAATTACAGAGGGACTTCTCCGTTTCTCTGTTGGTCTTGAAAATGTTGATGACTTAATAGCTGATTTTGAACAAGCCTTCCAAGAGGCCAAAAAACAAGTAATCATTCAGAAATAA
- the msrB gene encoding peptide-methionine (R)-S-oxide reductase MsrB, which produces MDKEKRLKELTPMQFHVTQENGTEPPFRNEFDEHFEDGLYVDIVSGEPLFSSKDKYNSGCGWPAFTKPVEGAGITEHFDTSFGMRRTEVRSENANSHLGHVFPDGPRDQGGLRYCINSASLRFIPKDKLVEEGYAEYIKLFES; this is translated from the coding sequence ATGGATAAAGAAAAAAGACTAAAAGAATTAACGCCTATGCAATTTCATGTAACTCAAGAAAATGGAACAGAGCCTCCATTTCGAAATGAATTTGATGAACATTTTGAAGATGGATTATATGTAGATATCGTTTCGGGTGAACCATTATTCTCATCAAAGGATAAGTACAATTCAGGGTGTGGCTGGCCAGCATTTACAAAGCCAGTAGAGGGTGCAGGAATTACTGAACATTTTGACACTAGTTTTGGTATGAGACGTACTGAAGTTCGAAGTGAAAATGCGAATTCACATTTAGGGCATGTATTCCCAGATGGTCCTCGAGATCAGGGAGGACTTCGTTATTGTATTAACTCTGCATCTTTGCGTTTTATTCCAAAAGACAAGCTTGTGGAAGAAGGATATGCAGAATACATTAAACTTTTCGAATCTTAG
- the msrA gene encoding peptide-methionine (S)-S-oxide reductase MsrA: MTTAKATFAGGCFWCMVKPFDEQPGIESIISGYTGGYVENPTYQQVCSDLTGHLEAVQITFDPEVYPYEKLVETFWTLIDPTDAGGQFHDRGRSYMTAIFYHDEEQKGIAEASKKALEESGKFNMPIVTKILEAKPFYKAEPYHQYYYKKNPTHYELYSIGSGRVAFQQQHWGNHNG, from the coding sequence ATGACAACAGCAAAAGCAACATTTGCAGGTGGATGTTTCTGGTGTATGGTAAAACCGTTTGATGAACAACCGGGTATTGAATCTATTATTTCGGGCTATACAGGGGGCTATGTAGAAAATCCAACTTATCAGCAAGTTTGTTCGGATTTAACAGGTCATTTAGAAGCAGTGCAAATTACTTTTGATCCAGAAGTTTATCCGTATGAAAAATTAGTTGAAACGTTTTGGACACTAATTGATCCAACAGATGCTGGTGGCCAATTCCATGATCGCGGTAGATCCTATATGACCGCTATTTTTTATCATGATGAAGAACAAAAAGGAATTGCTGAAGCTTCCAAAAAGGCACTAGAGGAATCCGGGAAATTTAATATGCCAATAGTTACGAAGATATTAGAAGCAAAGCCGTTTTATAAAGCAGAGCCATATCATCAATATTATTATAAGAAAAACCCAACGCATTATGAACTTTATTCAATCGGTTCAGGACGTGTTGCCTTTCAACAACAACATTGGGGGAATCATAATGGATAA
- a CDS encoding YpmS family protein yields the protein MNKWKVAFLLLITLVIVAIVSAVYFVTKPMAETPNPTVRELPNGSHLEVHTTPKDFENMANRLIESSMKTSKIPVKMYVGQEVTLQSTLTVFEMDLPITMTFEPIIEDGNLLLKQKTVEVGMLDIPPNTALKLLKDSVDLPSWMVIQPKEEQIYLNLTKMNVPVGEKLKGHVQAKEFNLKENRIILDVIIPTK from the coding sequence ATGAATAAATGGAAAGTGGCCTTTCTACTTCTCATCACACTTGTGATAGTTGCAATAGTTTCAGCTGTATATTTTGTTACGAAACCAATGGCTGAAACGCCTAATCCCACTGTTCGTGAACTTCCAAATGGTAGTCATTTGGAAGTTCATACTACCCCAAAAGACTTTGAGAATATGGCCAATCGATTAATAGAAAGTTCTATGAAAACATCTAAAATTCCTGTGAAAATGTACGTTGGTCAAGAAGTTACATTACAAAGTACATTAACAGTTTTTGAAATGGACTTGCCTATAACGATGACGTTCGAGCCGATTATTGAAGATGGTAATTTACTATTGAAACAAAAAACGGTTGAAGTTGGTATGCTTGACATCCCCCCAAATACTGCACTTAAATTATTGAAGGATTCCGTTGATTTACCCTCTTGGATGGTTATTCAGCCAAAGGAAGAACAAATCTATCTAAATTTAACGAAAATGAATGTTCCAGTAGGTGAAAAACTTAAAGGGCATGTACAAGCAAAAGAATTCAATTTAAAGGAAAACCGCATTATACTAGATGTAATAATTCCTACAAAATAG
- a CDS encoding SGNH/GDSL hydrolase family protein produces the protein MKKWVILMLSVFLLAACEVPDTMSNSQKENKIAVTKMIQLKDIQYVALGDSLTEGVGDELGQHGYVGRMQKEMETWKGVKSVTVTNTAKRGRRSDQLIDQIQSGKLDDALERADIISLTIGGNDLMKIVRANITDLTKEVFDDKRPAFQQRYETIMQLIRERNPDAPIILIGIYNPLSIFTKEKSDMNTIMREWNSDIRGFANQDAHAVFINVEDLFDSNDNMVYHTDFFHPNAKGYDQMTARIIKTLHEVDLGKLSHGQFDFKEESTNE, from the coding sequence GTGAAAAAATGGGTAATACTGATGTTATCTGTGTTTTTGTTAGCTGCATGCGAAGTACCAGATACCATGAGTAATTCACAAAAAGAAAACAAAATAGCTGTTACAAAAATGATCCAACTAAAAGACATACAATATGTTGCATTAGGAGATTCTCTGACAGAAGGTGTTGGGGATGAGCTAGGACAACATGGGTATGTTGGGCGGATGCAAAAAGAGATGGAAACTTGGAAAGGTGTTAAATCAGTAACAGTCACAAATACAGCCAAAAGAGGAAGAAGAAGTGATCAATTAATTGATCAAATTCAATCTGGCAAACTTGATGACGCATTAGAACGAGCCGATATTATTTCTCTGACAATTGGTGGTAATGATTTGATGAAAATTGTACGTGCCAATATTACTGATCTTACAAAAGAAGTTTTTGACGATAAGAGACCAGCATTTCAACAAAGATATGAAACAATCATGCAGCTGATTCGAGAACGTAACCCTGATGCACCTATTATTCTGATAGGAATATACAATCCATTATCTATCTTTACAAAAGAAAAATCAGATATGAATACTATAATGAGAGAATGGAATTCTGATATTAGGGGATTTGCCAATCAAGATGCTCATGCTGTTTTTATAAATGTAGAAGATTTATTTGATTCTAATGATAATATGGTTTATCATACTGACTTTTTCCATCCAAATGCGAAAGGGTACGACCAAATGACAGCACGCATTATTAAAACATTACATGAAGTTGATCTAGGAAAACTATCACATGGTCAATTCGATTTTAAGGAGGAATCCACAAATGAATAA
- a CDS encoding DegV family protein, with protein MGRIHIVTDSTGELTKEEIEKYQIHVVPLTIQIDQETYIDGVNIDPVEFLEKMANVPELPKSSQPAVGVFKELFDELGSNGDEVLVITMTGGMSGTVKSAEAAATMTESKVVVVDSRFISFGLGFQVLEAAQMAEEGKTMEEILKRLDHVRSNTNLYVVVDTLENLIKGGRIGKGTGLIGSLLNIKPIASLEGGAYNPVAKVRSHKQVVKYLLQKFQEDTNGKVIKGVGIAHAQGLKMADPLKTMIEESGYHDVKFGYTSPIISTHTGPGAIGFSYYTD; from the coding sequence GTGGGGCGAATTCATATTGTAACCGACTCTACTGGAGAATTAACGAAAGAAGAAATTGAAAAGTATCAAATTCATGTAGTACCTTTAACAATTCAAATTGATCAAGAAACATATATTGATGGAGTAAACATTGATCCTGTTGAATTTCTTGAAAAAATGGCTAATGTACCTGAACTACCTAAAAGTTCTCAACCTGCAGTAGGAGTTTTTAAAGAACTATTTGATGAATTAGGTAGTAATGGTGATGAAGTATTAGTGATTACTATGACAGGTGGTATGAGCGGTACAGTAAAATCAGCAGAAGCAGCTGCTACTATGACAGAATCGAAAGTTGTCGTTGTAGATTCGCGATTCATTTCTTTTGGCTTAGGTTTCCAAGTTTTGGAGGCTGCACAAATGGCCGAAGAAGGCAAAACAATGGAAGAAATACTTAAAAGATTAGATCATGTACGTTCAAATACTAATTTGTATGTAGTTGTAGATACATTGGAAAACTTGATAAAAGGTGGCCGTATCGGAAAAGGCACTGGCTTAATTGGTTCATTATTGAATATAAAACCAATTGCATCTCTTGAAGGGGGAGCATATAATCCTGTAGCTAAAGTACGTAGTCATAAACAGGTTGTTAAATATTTGTTGCAAAAATTCCAAGAAGATACAAATGGAAAAGTGATTAAAGGTGTAGGTATTGCGCATGCACAAGGATTAAAAATGGCAGATCCATTAAAAACAATGATTGAAGAGTCAGGCTATCATGATGTAAAATTTGGCTATACGTCGCCAATCATTAGTACACATACTGGGCCAGGAGCAATTGGCTTTTCCTACTATACAGACTAA
- a CDS encoding dihydrofolate reductase, with protein sequence MISLIVAHDENRVIGFNNAMPWHLPGDLAYFKKTTMGKPMIMGRKTFESIGKALPGRTNIVITRDSNYQKEGIVVVHSLDEALQVAKKENKEIMIIGGEQIFRLALPIADLLYVTKIQHSYQGDTYFPEYGAEWKKISESEEFETNDHTKFSYIVYKK encoded by the coding sequence TTGATTTCTTTAATCGTTGCGCATGACGAAAATCGAGTAATCGGTTTTAACAACGCTATGCCTTGGCATTTACCAGGAGATTTAGCCTATTTTAAAAAGACAACAATGGGTAAACCGATGATCATGGGACGCAAAACCTTCGAATCAATAGGAAAAGCTTTACCTGGAAGAACGAATATTGTCATTACAAGAGATTCTAATTATCAAAAAGAAGGAATTGTAGTAGTTCATTCTTTAGATGAAGCATTACAAGTAGCAAAAAAAGAAAATAAAGAAATAATGATTATTGGTGGAGAACAGATTTTTCGCTTAGCACTACCAATTGCAGATCTTTTATACGTAACTAAAATTCAGCATTCATATCAAGGGGATACCTATTTCCCAGAGTACGGAGCTGAATGGAAGAAAATCTCTGAATCAGAAGAGTTCGAAACAAACGACCACACAAAGTTTTCTTATATCGTCTATAAAAAATAA
- a CDS encoding thymidylate synthase, which translates to MKQYLDLCRHILGNGNDKGDRTGTGTWSVFGYQMRFNLQEGFPLMTTKKTAFRLIATELLWFLKGDTNVRTLIAQNNHIWDEWAFEKWVQNEDYQGPDMTDFGHRVLKDETFKEQYDEQMAIFQKNILEDEEFARKFGDLGPVYGKQWRSWPDAKGGTIDQIHNVIESIKRNPNSRRHIVTAWNPAEVDDMALPPCHSLFQFYVADGKLSCQLYQRSADVFLGVPFNIASYALLTHLIAKECGLEVGDFVHTLGDAHIYKNHLDQVKEQLTRTPRTLPKLVIKTDKDSIFEYEMADLAIEGYDPYPRIAAPISV; encoded by the coding sequence ATGAAACAATATCTAGACCTTTGCCGCCATATTTTGGGGAATGGTAATGATAAAGGAGATCGTACTGGAACAGGAACATGGAGTGTTTTTGGATACCAAATGAGATTTAATCTGCAAGAAGGTTTTCCATTAATGACCACGAAAAAAACAGCATTTCGTTTAATTGCAACTGAATTGTTATGGTTTTTAAAAGGGGATACGAATGTTCGTACTTTGATTGCTCAAAATAATCATATTTGGGATGAATGGGCTTTTGAAAAATGGGTACAAAATGAAGACTATCAAGGACCTGATATGACAGACTTTGGTCACCGTGTATTAAAAGATGAAACCTTTAAAGAGCAATATGATGAACAAATGGCAATTTTTCAAAAGAATATTTTAGAAGATGAGGAATTCGCACGGAAATTTGGCGATCTTGGACCTGTTTATGGAAAACAATGGCGTTCATGGCCTGATGCGAAAGGTGGAACGATCGATCAAATTCATAATGTGATTGAATCGATTAAAAGAAATCCTAATTCAAGACGGCATATCGTAACTGCCTGGAATCCAGCAGAAGTTGATGATATGGCTCTACCACCTTGTCATTCACTTTTCCAATTTTATGTAGCAGATGGAAAACTATCTTGCCAATTATATCAACGTAGTGCAGATGTATTTTTAGGTGTGCCATTTAATATTGCATCTTATGCATTACTGACACATTTAATCGCTAAAGAATGTGGACTAGAGGTTGGAGATTTTGTGCATACTTTAGGGGATGCACATATTTACAAAAATCACTTAGACCAGGTGAAAGAACAATTGACTCGAACACCAAGAACTTTACCAAAATTGGTGATAAAAACGGACAAGGATTCAATCTTTGAATATGAAATGGCGGATTTAGCGATAGAGGGATATGATCCTTATCCTCGTATTGCAGCGCCAATTTCCGTATAA
- a CDS encoding Hsp20/alpha crystallin family protein: protein MSNLFPTSRNFFFPQFFDQAFDSFFTKMNQPSVDIEENDHSYIVTMDIPGMNKEDINVTYNNNLLTIDAHQDHETESKDVTTNYIRRERVSHSFKRQFVVENVKFDGIECKYENGVLNIHLPKNDQKLVENNHRIEIQ from the coding sequence ATGTCAAATTTATTTCCAACAAGTCGTAATTTCTTTTTCCCACAATTCTTCGATCAAGCATTTGATTCTTTCTTTACAAAAATGAACCAACCAAGTGTAGACATTGAAGAAAATGATCATTCTTACATCGTTACAATGGACATTCCAGGTATGAACAAAGAAGACATCAATGTCACTTACAACAACAACTTACTAACTATTGATGCACATCAAGATCACGAAACTGAAAGTAAAGACGTAACTACTAACTACATTCGTCGCGAACGTGTAAGTCATTCATTTAAACGACAATTTGTAGTTGAAAATGTTAAATTCGATGGTATTGAATGCAAATACGAAAACGGTGTTCTTAACATTCATTTACCAAAGAATGACCAAAAATTAGTTGAAAATAATCATAGAATAGAAATTCAATAA
- a CDS encoding Hsp20/alpha crystallin family protein has product MSNLFPTNRDFFFPQSHLFDQTFDSFFSKMSHPSSDIVEKENCFEVKMDIPGMKKENIHVSYHNNVLTVEASQRHELENKDESSNFIHRERTSRSFKRQFIINHVQSDNIECKYEDGVLNITLPKMKQETFDKGHRIEVQ; this is encoded by the coding sequence ATGTCAAATCTATTCCCAACTAATCGTGATTTCTTTTTTCCACAATCCCATTTATTTGACCAAACTTTTGACTCCTTCTTCTCTAAAATGAGTCATCCTAGCTCAGATATTGTTGAGAAGGAAAATTGTTTTGAAGTGAAAATGGATATTCCAGGTATGAAAAAAGAAAATATCCATGTTTCATACCACAATAATGTTTTAACAGTTGAAGCGAGTCAACGTCATGAGCTAGAAAACAAAGATGAATCATCAAACTTTATCCATCGGGAGCGCACAAGTCGCTCATTCAAACGCCAATTTATTATTAATCATGTGCAATCTGATAACATCGAATGTAAATATGAAGATGGTGTATTAAATATTACTTTACCTAAAATGAAACAAGAAACATTTGATAAAGGTCATCGAATTGAAGTTCAATAA